Part of the Ursus arctos isolate Adak ecotype North America unplaced genomic scaffold, UrsArc2.0 scaffold_4, whole genome shotgun sequence genome, GATATCCATATTCATTTATTACCACAGTCACTGCTGCTAATGGCAATTGGAAAGATTTATTTGCATTTCACCAGGTAAGACAAGGTAAGCATTTCATATAGATTACAATTCCTAAAGAGAGTATTTGAAGTTGTATCTACTACATTGTTTTTCAAAGACTGGCATAATCATGAGGAAATTCACTGCATGCCTGATTGCAAATGTTAGTTGAAATGcacaaatttcttctttaaagtgtTTAATACTTTCCAGAGACAAACAGGGTTTAATTTAATTATGGGACGAAAGacctgtgaaaataaaatatgaataaactgaaatcactataattaagaaaaaatgaaaaaatcctgCATTCAGagtaattctaaaaaaaattgttgtcTATAAAAAGCAGTCTTTTTGACTGTGTTGCTTATGATGgtgctatttttcattttccatttctcataTCTCTTCATAAATCAAGACTCTAACTCTGTATTTAGACTTTCACTGATGATCCCAAAATACAATGTCTATTTCAGCATGCGTGCATTGTCTACTGCActtttttctcatgttttgcTCCATGATCGTCATTATGTatgaatgaaagcaaaaatgcAGTCAATATTCATGATGCTTCATTTCAATGAAGAATGCATACTGTAAACCTAACAAAATTGTagcacagatgaaaaaaaaatgacatttttaatgatGACACTCAAAcgacattaaaatttttttaaagcaatttctcTATGATGTTTGGTGGTTTgtcgaggtttttttttttttactgttttctgtttcacATTCAAAGttgatttacattaaaataatttgccatttgcaagaactaGATAAAGTAGATCTCAAATTTAGTtctcaaatattttcagaaatcttacagttttcaagtttaaaaaatgctgtGTACAGCATGCTATGAGTAGCATCGGGGCCATACCAGACTATAAGGATCATTACACAAATTCTGAAACCACGGTGTTTCTTGAACTGTGTTCTCCTGATTGCATACATCAGAATCACTGTTAAAATGCATTCCTGAACTCTCTCTGAGACCTATTGAGCCAGAATTTCTTAGGAGTGGTAGCCAGCAAGCTACAAATTTAACAATTTTCCCAGAAGACTCATGAACCCTTAAGTTTGGGAACCATTGCCTAATGTTGTGTCATAGTTTGGCAATTTTCACAGTCATTGGGAAGGGAGGGCAGTGACAGGTAGAAACAGGTTGAACACTAGAATGATGATTTCTTTGCTTGAACTATAGGCCATTGTAGACTTAACCACCTACATTTAGGTGAAAAAGAGATATTGTCCTACCTGTGGTAGGCATAATTTTAAGATGATCCCCCCAAGATACCCACTGCATATAGCCAGCATAACCCGTGAAACTGTGAATATGATGGGTTTAACTCCCATTATTAGGTATATTATATGGGACAGTTGATTTTAAGGAAAAGGGATTATTCTAGGTGAACCTGACCTAATCTGGAGAGCCCTTAAAAAGGACTGGGCTCTTCCTGAAGTCAGAGACTGAACAAGATTCCCCATCGCTGGGTTTGCAAATAAACCATGGGCCATGCCGCAAAGTACGCTGGCAGTCTTTGGGATAGGCTAGACAGCAGCCCCCAGATGACAGCCCGCAAAGTAACAGAGACTTCAGTCTTAACACCACAAAGCACTGCATTTAGTCCACAACCTCAAAGAACACGGAAAAGAATTTACTCCCACAACCCCCAAATGAAAATAGAGCAGGCCAACACTTTGGTTTCGGCTTTGCAAGGCCCTGAGCGGAGAATTCAGCCATGTCATGTTTGAGCTTCTGACCTACAAAACTGTGGTCCAACAAATGGGTGCTACTTTAAGCTGTGAAACTTACGGTGATCTGTTTCACAGTAATagaactaaaatattattttaatattttaagacacTGATACATACTCACTTAGCCCAAAAGTGACTCTAGCCTGTGGTGATAGTATGACCCAATGAACATGAGTTCACTCCTCGGTGAGCCACAGAGAGACTATACCACGTGAGTTGTCCCACAGTGTAAACTTTATTTGCGGCAAATGAGATTAGGcggaataacttccaaagctgtGACTCCCCAGGGAAGGGTGAATCTAGGCTGAAGATTGAGGTAGGGCacgcttttatttttctttctcagtttgtGTTTTATTGATGCCGGTGCTCGGGCCTTGACCATGTACTTGAACAGCGAGTATGGACGCTCCTTCCACAGCTGCTGCTTGGTCTTCAGGTTTTCCTTGTGCTTATTCAGCCAGCGGCACGTGGCATATGTCTTCGTGGGCCGCAGATCCAGGGGCTTAGACGTCTTACCCTTGTAGAATTTCCTGAGGTTCTCTTTCTGAGTCTGGTTGATGACggtgagaacacaggcaacagATCCGCACACAGCTGGGATCTTGGAGAGCTTGGAAGCCACACTGCCTCCGTTGGTGACACGTCGCTGGGACAGCTCCACCTTCAGGTCTTCCAGCTCCTCCTTCTTCTTGCCGAAGGTTTGGAGGCTTCCTCTTGGCGGGGTCTGCGCAATCTGCCAACCTCACAGACTCGTATTTAGAAGCAGGCCCAAGGTCGAGCATGCGCCCTAAGGAAAAATGTTATACATACATTGCATGTTATGTAAGTGAGGCTAGAGGTCCTTCTGGGGCAGAGATTTTAGTAGTGTAATGAGAGAAAGGTCACTGTCAGTCATTCCAGAAGTCATTCCAAGCCCAACTGTGCAGGCACACTGGGGAACTTAGCTCAAACCGGCCTGGGTGGTCTGGGCCACCAGAGCTCTTCTCTGGGCAGTCATTATTacttgctgggggggggggggtagtttcAGTTCCATCACAATATGTTATGCCTGTAGGGTCTTttgttaagagataagctggaaagaagagttTGAAGAAAATGTGGGGCAAAGGTTGATGGGTGTAAGCGGGTGAGTGGTAAAGGTCGGTCTTGGGGCCTTGCTGGTGACAACTGGTTCTATCTGAATGCCGCCACCCTGAGGCACACTTGTACTTCCCTGAACTGCATATGAGTGAGACTGGGGTTATGACTCAGCAGATTTTACACATTGGAGTTAGGTTTATAAAATCACCACGATGTGTTATgtctaggtttaaaaaaaaaattattaagaaatccTTGGTAGGAAGAGCAGAATCCCAAAAAGTTCAAAATTCCTCCAtcagaagtcatttttaaaaactccggGCAAGTTTATATGTTACAGTCAACATTGTAAGGTAAATTATTATCTTAATCCCTCTTCCCAAAGGGGCATAAGGGCTTCATTGGAGTCAGTGGTCCAAGATCGTGCGCTAAAGCTGCCAGCATCGTGCCTCATTCTCAGGACAGTTCCTTTCCTCACCAAAGACAAGCTCATGAGTCCGTCTATTCAgccaaaataaatcaatttttttctcttaatgtgTCCATAAGCAACTTCTACTTTCCATTATTTCTTGTGGTCATACAAGCAGTTCATTGACTATTTCCATAAATAGTTCCCACATGCCCATGCCTCCTTTAATGACTTTGTGATTCTAATAAAGTGATTAGAACTCCTTATCCCTGCTGTGGCCTCTGCTAAACGATGTGAAAATACCCCTCCTGCTGGGGTTGCCCCGCCAGCAAAATTCAAATGACCCACCAACAAGTACATCTGTTGTAATTTGACTTTCTTTGCCCTTGTTACTTTTTTCTACTATTCTATAAGACCTTTAAATTTTCCCCTTGAGGCTCTAgattcctttttaattatttatttgtagagaCTCGCTTCTACAAATAAAATCGGGTTTATTGGTCTTGTAGTTTTCCTCTATTGGAGTTTTAACCTGCCACTTGCTCTCTGAAACATCACCGCGTGCCTAGCTAATATGTCTGCACACATGACAGGGTCGTCCAATTCGCCTATTCATTGAATGTTCGATTATGGGTCCCAGATATCCTGACGAACATCTATACTGTTGTGATCTTGCTGAGGAGAAATGGAGCAGTGAACTCTGAAACACCCAGTCAGTAAGAGCTTGGCCAGTAGTTTTGCTAAACCCAGGAGGTAATTTACAGTGGCAGAACATTTAGACAAAAAGTGTTGGAATGTTGTATTAATCTTcaggaaatgttaaaaacaaaactgggttTAGTGGCAACATTTCTCTCTTTTGGACTTTCTCATTTATATATTACACACTGGCATAAGGGATACGTGGTCCTTTCCTGGTTTTGCCTTTAGCCTTGCCCTCCGGTGGCCGCACCCGTTCTTCCTTTGGGCAGGCAGCCCTTTTTCACTTGGTCTGGATGGGACAATATTGAAACCTCTGATTCCAGGATACACCTGTGACCCATCCTGGCTAATGGAGGCTGCATTTCACTGACCACAGTGGGAAATTCATTGCCGTCATAGGCCAATAATTGTGTGGGGTTTTTATGAAACTGTTGGGAAAGATAAGCCGTCCTTTTCCCCTGGGGGTTTCCACGTGGGTTGAGAAACGTCTGAAGCCTCTATGGACCAAATGTGCTTTTAACATAGGAGAATCTGCCCAACAATGACAATAAAGCAGAACTGAGAAGAGAGAGTGGTTATTTCAGTGTTCTATCCTTTGAAACGCTGCACCTAGCCAAGCCTGAAGGTACACTACCCCCAGCCTTTTCAATTACTTGAGCCAATCAATTCCCTCTAATAGTTAAGCTCCTTTGGGCTGGGTTTTCAGAGTTGCAACTAAAAGAATCCTGCCTTATAGAAAAGGTCTCTTTCACAAAAGTTAAATTAATTCAAGACTCTACCCTTTGAATTTAGTAAAAATGACATTATAAAGCTAATTTATTgacttaataatttttgaatggAATACAATCACACTCCCGAAATATACCTTTGGTGATCATTTTAAAGTCATAACCATTTACATAGTTTGAATTTTTCCAGTATTTAAAGGTATTTCAATGATATAATCTCATTAATTCTTACAATGTCCTTTTGAACTAGCCAGGGGACAGGTATGCTTATCTAATAATATAATAGTCCTGTTCTCTCTTGCACTTCATGACACATTTCAGTGAAGGTTGAATAACAAAGCACGAGGTCACCTAAGTAAGCACCTAGAGAAAACAGTAATTACTTACCCAATGGTGTAGGTAGGATATTGCTGTGGAAATCAGAATAAAGATTATAGCACAAATTCATCACCTGTGAGGGACTGTGTGGCCAATAGAACTTTTCATAATGTAGGTACATGGAGATAAAATTTACGTGGTACATATATGCATTTAATCGACACATTTTAGTGAAAGCACTTCTActtcattatatgtatattatatgtaagataattatataattcataaatataataatatatttaataaatggctATTATGTATAAGTCCTTGTGaactgtatatttaaatatataaaaatataaaattgaaatatgcTAAAAGTAAATTTTAGTGTTCCTTATATTTTCCTCATTACATAAAAagattgtggggtttttttttctcgcAATTAAATAGTAGCTATTTAGACTCTTTAGTAAGGAAGATTGGGGTAGAAGATACCCACATTGCTGAATATTTTCCTTATTAAgatctaaattatattttaatttgtcaataatttttttcctaaaatatattaCACAACCCTGACAACTTAATTTGCTCTCAATAACTTAGTGGCCTCCTCATGAACATCCTTCTgggttataaaatttaaaatgcttctgGATTTACTAAAATATGTCAAATTATTTAAACCCAAGTGCTGTGCTTTATGAATTCATATGGCTGCTTTTGATAGTTTCCCATTTTTCTGAATTCTGTGGAATTTGTGCACTTTTCAATAAAACCTTTCTTATTTGAGTGGATTTGAGTGAGTTGCTATTCTTTATTAGATGTTTCTGCATGTGCTTTATAGTTCAGTAAAAGTTTGCTCAAGAAGATAAAAGTTAATTATCATATATGCCTTTATATTTGTATTGAACACCACTTTCCAAGCACATGTATTATCTTTCAAAAAGCACAcgtattatctcatttcattcattcagtaattgtttatttgtttgtttctttccgtCATCATCAAGGTAGCAGGCAAGGGTCAGGGGATGCAGCACAGGTTAAAGTAGACATAATCCTGCTTCCATGGAGCTGATCGACAAGCCAACTTAACGCCCACCCATAACATTCCTGTGAGTTAGGTAGAGAAGGACTGATCTTCTGaattttgcttgtttgcttgtttgttaagATGGGAGACAATTAAGCATGCTTATAGGCTTTAGAGAAGAACCCATTTGAGAGGCAGCAGATGCAGTAtgtgagaaggagagaaggatTTAAAAGTGAGACCCCTGAGGAGGACAAGAGAAAGGAACCCAGAatgcaggagaaaggaagaaaaactctaGGAATTGTCAGGGGTCATATGCTGTTTGTTAGCAGAGCATGGAGTAGAACCAAGAACCTGACACTTCAACCACATTAAATCaaacttctttttattgctgcCTTCTAGAATGCCAACAAATCCCTTTTATACCTAcatatgcatgtacacacacacacacacacacacacacacacacacacatatactttaAATAATGAGCTTTGGTTCTATGTACATAGTTCATCATCATCTGTTGGTGATGTGTTGTATTTCCCTCAAATGAGGCATGCAGGACACATCCCATGGCTTAAAACTATGGTGGAGTTCTTTGCTTTCTCTGGCAGTGGGGAGAACTAGAATGGAAAAGAGGGAAATGTGAGAAGTGTGAGGAAAGGTCAGTAGAATAATGGCACTTACTGAAAATATGGGAGGAAATTCCTCTTTGGTACCCATTGATTTAGAGAGTGAATTTCTGAACACCTTGGGATTTGTCATCAAAAATGGTTTCTAGAAAAGCAAAGACCTGAGCAAGAGACATTGTCATGGGCCCTGGGGAAAAGATTCCTTTATGCGTTCATCCAGGTTCTTCAAGAAGCAGACAAGATGAAACTAAATGTGGAAAAGATTTACAAGGGGGAGTGTTTATGAGAGAAAGTGAGGAGGAGTCTAGGGGAGCATGGAAGAGCCAAGAGACTGCAATGTAAGTCTGACTCTTGTaaaagagacagggaaggaaTGAAGGTCAAGTAGAAGAGGCTTAGATGAGGGTTCATTTCTAAAAACTTCAATAATGTCAATGAGGAATCCTCAAGTCAAAGCTGTCCATCAGACAAATCCCACATTGCTCAGGATTAAGCCTGCCTTAGTATCCTTGCTGTACTCAGTCAAGGGTTTGGAGCAGCCCCCAGAATGCTGCACTGTCTGTCATAAATGTGAAGCATTTGAGAGTACAGCAGTTGGGGTCCTACATGAATTATAGTCTCCCTAGTTAGAGACCTGAGATAGGCATTTTCATGGCCACAACACCTTACATATCCAGAACTTGCCATTTTGGATAAAAATGGCACAAGATTAATTTTGAGGATAATAGagtctggagatttttttttaagattttatttatttatttgacagagagagacagccagcgagagagggaacacaagcagggggagtgggagaggaagaagcaggctcccagcggaggagcctgatgcggggctcgatcccataacgccagtatcacgccctgagcctaaggcagacgcttaacaactgcaccacccaggtgcccctggagattttttaatattgtaaattgTCATCTGGACTCTGGGATGCcaggagatagatagatgatagatagatagatagatagatagatagatagatagatagatagataatagatagatcactattttagagagagctgtCTTCTGATCGGTGACATCGGGCAATAGCTTGAATCAAGTGAGGAAGTAATCCACTTTGGTATCTGTGAGGGAGCATTCTAGAGAGAGGGAAGAGTAGATGCACAGGTGATGAGGAGTGAGTATGATTGTCTTGCTCCAGGAagagcagggaagccagctgagagagcgagagggagagtaGAAGAAAATGAGATCAGGGAATTAGCTGGGGACCGGGTTCTGTAGGCCTGGATGCCATGGGAGAAGCTGTAGATTCATTCTCAGTTTATAG contains:
- the LOC113245573 gene encoding 60S ribosomal protein L35-like yields the protein MTAQRRALVAQTTQIAQTPPRGSLQTFGKKKEELEDLKVELSQRRVTNGGSVASKLSKIPAVCGSVACVLTVINQTQKENLRKFYKGKTSKPLDLRPTKTYATCRWLNKHKENLKTKQQLWKERPYSLFKYMVKARAPASIKHKLRKKNKSVPYLNLQPRFTLPWGVTALEVIPPNLICRK